A genomic window from Cloacibacillus evryensis DSM 19522 includes:
- the thrS gene encoding threonine--tRNA ligase, which translates to MARFSTPEGKSYEAESATIRQLLDVWHLKKAVGAAVDGEPADCDKVFTEDTIFTPLFPDSEEGLHLLRHSTAHLLAHAVLRLYPEAKFGIGPAIKDGFYYDIRFPKPISEDDLPKIESEMRKISQEKIPLVRSELSKEEAVRKFSAMGEDLKVELIEGIEGETLSVYTEGDFADFCRGPHVPHTGCCKFFKLLSLAGAYWHGDEKNEMLTRIYGTAFGSEDELKAYLRRLEEAKARDHRKLGRELDLFSLHNEGPGFPFFHPKGMVIMNTLQAFWRKEHTKRGYVEIKTPMILDRSLWLQSGHWDHYKENMYFTEIDEAPFAVKPMNCPGGILVYKNDIHSYRELPLRMAELGFVHRHERSGALHGLMRVRAFTQDDAHIYCTPEQIKDEIKAIMELDRYFYQDVFGFKYYVELSTRPEDSMGDPKLWDLAEQCLKEALEETGTPYKLNPGDGAFYGPKIDFHLEDCIGRTWQCGTIQLDFQMPEKFDMTYIGRDGAEHRPVMLHRTVLGSLERFMGILIENYAGAFPYWLAPVQAKLLPVAADYLPYAEKMAERLKECGIRVEIDARDEKLGKKIRDAQIQKVPYMLVIGAKEAENGTLAVRERSKGDLGSMTFEEFLAQTKTEFNPL; encoded by the coding sequence ATGGCACGTTTTTCAACACCGGAAGGCAAAAGCTACGAGGCGGAGAGCGCGACGATACGCCAGCTGCTCGACGTATGGCATTTAAAGAAGGCGGTCGGCGCGGCTGTTGACGGAGAGCCTGCGGACTGCGACAAAGTATTCACGGAGGACACCATCTTCACGCCGCTCTTTCCCGACAGCGAAGAGGGGCTGCACCTGCTGCGCCATTCGACGGCGCACCTGCTCGCGCACGCCGTGCTGCGCCTCTATCCCGAAGCCAAGTTCGGCATCGGCCCCGCGATAAAAGACGGCTTCTACTATGATATCCGCTTCCCGAAGCCTATCTCCGAAGACGACCTGCCGAAGATAGAGTCCGAGATGCGCAAAATATCGCAGGAAAAGATCCCGCTCGTGCGCAGTGAACTTTCCAAAGAAGAGGCGGTCAGGAAGTTCTCCGCGATGGGCGAGGACCTCAAAGTAGAACTGATCGAAGGCATAGAGGGCGAAACGCTTTCCGTTTATACCGAGGGCGACTTTGCCGACTTCTGCCGCGGCCCGCACGTGCCGCACACCGGCTGCTGCAAATTCTTCAAACTGCTCTCGCTGGCCGGAGCCTACTGGCACGGCGACGAGAAGAACGAGATGCTCACGCGCATCTACGGCACCGCCTTCGGCTCGGAGGACGAGCTTAAAGCCTATCTGCGCCGTCTCGAAGAGGCCAAGGCGCGCGACCACCGCAAGCTCGGCAGGGAACTCGACCTCTTCAGCCTCCACAACGAAGGCCCCGGCTTCCCCTTCTTCCACCCGAAGGGCATGGTCATCATGAACACACTTCAGGCCTTCTGGCGCAAGGAGCATACCAAGCGCGGCTACGTGGAGATCAAGACGCCGATGATCCTCGACCGTTCGCTCTGGCTCCAGTCTGGACACTGGGACCACTATAAAGAAAATATGTACTTCACGGAGATAGACGAGGCTCCGTTCGCCGTCAAACCGATGAACTGCCCCGGCGGCATCCTTGTCTATAAAAACGACATCCACAGCTACCGCGAACTGCCGCTGCGCATGGCCGAACTAGGCTTCGTCCACCGCCACGAGCGCTCCGGCGCGCTGCACGGCCTCATGCGCGTGCGCGCCTTCACGCAGGACGACGCGCACATCTACTGCACGCCCGAGCAGATAAAAGACGAGATCAAGGCGATCATGGAGCTTGACCGTTACTTCTATCAGGACGTATTCGGCTTCAAATACTATGTCGAGCTCTCGACGCGCCCCGAGGATTCGATGGGCGACCCGAAGCTTTGGGACCTCGCCGAACAGTGCCTCAAAGAGGCGCTTGAAGAGACGGGCACGCCCTACAAGCTCAACCCGGGCGACGGCGCCTTCTACGGCCCTAAGATCGACTTCCACCTCGAAGACTGCATAGGACGTACATGGCAGTGCGGCACGATACAGCTCGACTTCCAGATGCCCGAGAAGTTTGACATGACCTATATCGGCAGAGACGGCGCGGAACACCGCCCCGTAATGCTGCATCGGACCGTCCTCGGCAGCCTCGAGCGCTTCATGGGCATCCTCATTGAAAACTACGCCGGCGCTTTCCCCTACTGGCTCGCTCCGGTGCAGGCGAAGCTGCTGCCCGTCGCCGCCGACTACCTGCCCTACGCCGAAAAGATGGCGGAACGCCTCAAAGAGTGCGGCATACGGGTGGAGATCGACGCGCGCGACGAGAAACTCGGCAAAAAAATACGCGACGCGCAGATACAGAAGGTCCCCTACATGCTCGTCATCGGCGCGAAAGAGGCCGAAAACGGCACGCTCGCCGTCCGCGAGCGCTCGAAGGGCGATCTCGGCTCAATGACCTTCGAGGAATTCCTCGCCCAGACGAAGACGGAATTCAACCCGCTGTAG
- a CDS encoding amidohydrolase — MNDVKNKICEKIDSYKDELIGLSHCIHDNPELSGEEYAAAAALVSFMEKHGFKTETKFCGMDTAFRAVKKGAAAGPVVAFIAEYDALEGIGHACGHNIIASGAAGAALGLAGFIEGEGGEIRVIGCPAEEKGDGKITLLKNGAFDDVDFVLEVHPSNKNIISRGNIACTDMVVEYFGKSAHSSDPASGVNALSALILLFNQIDVLRQRWNTNWTPRVNGIIREGGKAANVITPYACGSFMLRAEHTKELLAMIADIKKAAECSAGLLGAEVKTRVGQICEDTIPNRTMGLKFAENMTCLGEKMNLPAPNERRGSSDIGNVSRRVPTIHEYLRINQGKGPHTDEFREAAVSERGDEVVLLAAKGMAMTASDLFTDQEFRKKALEEFKEAAKEI; from the coding sequence ATGAACGACGTGAAAAATAAAATTTGCGAAAAAATAGACTCATACAAAGACGAACTGATCGGGCTCAGCCACTGTATCCACGACAATCCCGAGCTGTCGGGAGAGGAATACGCGGCCGCCGCCGCGCTCGTCTCCTTCATGGAAAAACATGGCTTTAAGACTGAGACAAAATTTTGCGGAATGGATACGGCCTTCCGCGCCGTCAAAAAAGGCGCGGCGGCGGGGCCCGTCGTGGCCTTTATCGCCGAATACGACGCGCTTGAGGGGATCGGCCACGCCTGCGGCCATAACATCATCGCCTCCGGGGCGGCGGGGGCCGCGCTCGGCCTGGCGGGATTCATTGAAGGCGAAGGCGGCGAGATACGCGTCATCGGCTGCCCCGCGGAAGAGAAGGGCGACGGCAAGATCACGCTTTTAAAAAACGGGGCCTTTGACGACGTGGACTTCGTCCTCGAGGTGCACCCCTCAAACAAAAACATCATCAGCCGGGGCAACATCGCCTGCACCGACATGGTCGTTGAATATTTCGGAAAATCCGCGCATTCTTCCGACCCGGCCTCTGGCGTAAACGCGCTCAGCGCCCTGATCCTGCTTTTTAACCAGATAGACGTGCTGCGCCAGCGGTGGAATACCAACTGGACGCCGCGCGTAAACGGTATCATCAGGGAGGGCGGCAAGGCGGCGAACGTCATCACACCCTATGCCTGCGGTTCCTTTATGCTCAGAGCCGAACATACGAAAGAGCTGCTGGCAATGATCGCCGATATCAAGAAGGCGGCTGAATGTTCCGCCGGGCTTCTTGGCGCGGAGGTTAAGACCCGGGTCGGCCAAATATGCGAGGACACGATCCCCAACAGGACGATGGGGCTCAAATTCGCGGAAAACATGACCTGCCTCGGCGAAAAAATGAACCTTCCCGCGCCCAACGAAAGAAGGGGCTCCTCCGATATCGGCAACGTATCGCGCCGGGTCCCGACCATCCACGAATATCTCCGGATAAATCAGGGCAAGGGCCCCCACACCGATGAATTCAGAGAAGCCGCCGTTTCGGAACGAGGGGACGAAGTCGTCCTCCTCGCCGCGAAGGGAATGGCGATGACGGCCAGCGACCTATTCACCGATCAGGAATTTCGTAAAAAGGCCCTCGAAGAATTCAAGGAAGCGGCAAAGGAGATATAG
- a CDS encoding ABC transporter ATP-binding protein, producing MNDILLNVENLSQWFPLRRGLFLNTRGYIKAVDDVSFSVRRGETLGLVGESGCGKSTLARTILRLIEPTSGKIEYGGEDFLKKKKDELRVMRRRMQIVFQDPFGSLHPKMRVGRILEEPLIISRYGGKEKRRERVREMIKIVGLSEEHLNRFPHEFSGGQRQRIVIARALATNPDFIICDEPVSALDVSVRSQILNLLEELQEKYKLTYLFISHDLSVVEHICSRVVVMYLGKVMEVAGKEQLFNSAAHPYTQALLSAIPVVGKANKRERIILEGDIPSPANPPEGCRFRTRCRYATELCKTPPPLRGTGDPKDGHLVACHYDSPDFSKRLEDRR from the coding sequence ATGAACGATATCCTGCTGAATGTGGAAAACCTCTCTCAGTGGTTCCCGCTCCGGCGCGGCCTCTTTCTGAATACGCGCGGCTATATCAAGGCGGTCGACGACGTAAGCTTTTCGGTCCGGCGCGGCGAAACTCTCGGGCTGGTAGGAGAATCCGGCTGCGGCAAGTCGACGCTGGCGCGCACGATTTTGCGGCTCATTGAACCGACGTCGGGGAAGATCGAATACGGCGGAGAAGATTTTCTGAAAAAGAAAAAAGACGAGCTGCGCGTGATGCGCCGCAGAATGCAGATAGTATTCCAGGACCCCTTCGGCTCGCTGCACCCTAAGATGCGCGTGGGACGGATATTGGAGGAGCCGCTTATCATCAGCCGTTACGGCGGCAAAGAGAAACGCCGCGAGCGCGTGCGTGAGATGATCAAGATCGTCGGCCTCAGCGAGGAACACCTGAACCGTTTCCCTCACGAATTCTCCGGCGGGCAGCGCCAGCGCATAGTCATCGCGCGCGCGCTGGCCACGAACCCTGATTTCATCATCTGCGACGAGCCCGTATCGGCGCTTGACGTCTCCGTGCGCTCTCAGATACTCAACCTCCTCGAAGAACTTCAGGAAAAGTATAAGCTCACATACCTTTTCATCAGCCATGACCTCAGCGTCGTGGAACATATCTGCAGCAGAGTGGTCGTAATGTACCTCGGCAAAGTGATGGAGGTCGCCGGCAAAGAGCAGCTCTTCAACTCCGCGGCGCATCCCTACACTCAGGCCCTGCTCTCGGCCATTCCCGTCGTCGGCAAGGCGAACAAAAGAGAACGCATCATCCTGGAGGGAGATATCCCCAGCCCAGCCAATCCCCCCGAGGGCTGCCGTTTCCGCACGCGGTGCCGGTACGCGACGGAACTCTGCAAGACGCCGCCGCCGCTTCGCGGCACGGGGGACCCCAAAGACGGCCACCTTGTGGCCTGCCATTACGATTCGCCGGATTTTTCCAAACGCTTGGAGGACCGCAGATGA
- a CDS encoding ABC transporter ATP-binding protein, with translation MENIFEIKNLNVSFSSFGETVSIVRDFSLAIGKGEIVGIVGESGCGKSMTALAVMRLIKSPPGIISGRVLLDGTNLLDLSEAEMRAVRGNKISMIFQEPMTSLNPVFTVGEQLMEVFRFHQGMNKKEAREKSIEMLRMVNIALPEQRIDEYPHQLSGGMRQRVMIAMALSCNPMLLIADEPTTALDVTIQAQILTLMKKLGREFGTSIMLITHDLGVVSEVCSRAVIVYCGQIVEEASSEELFSRPLHPYTKGLLDSLPHPGRGEKLHVIPGTVPSPKNFPQGCVFNPRCGHATQRCVECLPELAEISPGHKVKCWLYDRGPNKNG, from the coding sequence ATGGAAAACATATTTGAGATCAAAAACCTTAACGTTTCATTCTCATCCTTTGGCGAGACGGTCTCGATAGTGCGTGATTTCAGCCTCGCCATCGGCAAAGGAGAGATCGTCGGCATCGTCGGCGAGTCCGGCTGCGGAAAGTCGATGACGGCCCTTGCCGTAATGCGGCTTATCAAGTCGCCCCCCGGGATCATCTCCGGGAGAGTGCTGCTTGACGGGACCAATCTGCTGGATCTGAGCGAAGCGGAGATGCGGGCCGTCAGGGGAAACAAGATATCGATGATCTTTCAGGAGCCGATGACCTCGCTCAACCCGGTCTTTACGGTCGGAGAACAACTGATGGAAGTATTCCGCTTCCATCAGGGGATGAACAAAAAAGAGGCCAGGGAAAAATCGATCGAAATGCTGCGGATGGTAAATATCGCTCTGCCCGAACAGCGTATCGACGAATACCCGCACCAGCTCTCCGGAGGCATGAGACAAAGGGTCATGATCGCGATGGCGCTCTCCTGCAATCCGATGCTCCTCATCGCCGACGAGCCTACCACGGCGCTTGACGTGACGATACAGGCGCAGATACTCACGCTGATGAAGAAGCTCGGGCGCGAATTCGGCACCTCGATAATGCTGATAACGCACGACCTCGGCGTCGTCAGCGAGGTCTGTTCCAGGGCCGTGATCGTATACTGCGGGCAGATCGTGGAAGAGGCCTCTTCGGAAGAGCTCTTTTCCAGGCCGCTCCATCCCTACACGAAAGGGCTGCTCGACTCGCTGCCGCATCCGGGACGCGGCGAAAAACTGCACGTCATTCCCGGAACGGTGCCGAGCCCGAAGAATTTTCCCCAAGGCTGTGTTTTTAACCCCCGCTGCGGCCATGCCACGCAGCGGTGCGTGGAGTGTCTGCCGGAGCTGGCCGAGATCTCGCCGGGGCATAAAGTCAAATGCTGGCTTTATGACCGCGGCCCGAATAAAAATGGATAA
- a CDS encoding ABC transporter permease translates to MNYAKTWYRYKAVIFGGIMFLMIVFTAIFAPVVATQDPAKISMTQSLEPPSAQHLCGTDEFGRDVFSRIVYGARISLTISLSVLVVIGVIGSVLGLLAGYYSLADTIIMRFMDGLMAFPTVILALVILTVLGSGIPNLVLALSVSQIPRVVRTVRTTVISAKQFEHIEAARAMGATDMRIMFLYIFPLCISPLIVRLTLAMALTVLSEASLTFLGVGLSPEIPSWGTILSEARQHVSTSPYLIFLPGLAILWSVLSLNILGDGLRDALDPRLN, encoded by the coding sequence ATAGTATTTACGGCGATCTTCGCCCCCGTCGTCGCCACGCAGGATCCGGCGAAGATCTCCATGACCCAGTCCCTTGAGCCGCCTTCGGCGCAGCATCTCTGCGGGACGGACGAGTTTGGCCGCGACGTGTTTTCACGCATCGTCTACGGCGCCCGCATCTCGCTCACGATCTCCCTCTCCGTGCTCGTGGTGATAGGGGTCATCGGCTCCGTACTGGGGCTGCTGGCCGGTTATTACAGCCTCGCCGACACGATAATCATGCGGTTTATGGACGGGCTGATGGCTTTTCCCACCGTGATCCTCGCGCTGGTGATACTGACCGTGCTCGGCTCGGGCATTCCCAACCTCGTCCTCGCGCTTTCGGTCTCCCAGATCCCGCGCGTAGTGAGGACGGTGAGGACGACTGTCATATCCGCAAAACAGTTCGAGCACATCGAAGCCGCCAGGGCGATGGGAGCCACCGATATGCGCATCATGTTCCTCTACATTTTCCCTCTCTGCATATCGCCCCTCATCGTGCGCCTGACGCTCGCGATGGCGCTGACAGTGCTCAGCGAGGCGAGCCTGACCTTCCTTGGAGTCGGCCTCTCGCCGGAAATACCGAGCTGGGGCACGATCCTTTCGGAAGCGCGCCAGCATGTGAGCACTTCGCCCTATCTGATCTTTCTTCCCGGCCTCGCTATTTTGTGGTCGGTCCTTTCGCTCAACATACTTGGCGACGGACTTAGAGACGCGCTGGACCCGCGCCTCAACTAA